In one Leishmania panamensis strain MHOM/PA/94/PSC-1 chromosome 14 sequence genomic region, the following are encoded:
- a CDS encoding transmembrane amino acid transporter, putative (TriTrypDB/GeneDB-style sysID: LpmP.14.0330) — translation MHHNGSSDAAEEGNYHLSPASISSVVVSSPSIPLSPLPMTPTEPNTTVAAEQERQLLYSFLPPTPPLGHLARAVDETDGSSSATGASAARRYFHTPPLKEMGQDKVAKGFHRALPTTDRNREAPYYLSSDSSNEDGNHNVGRPRRDEGSSNSDLNHTPTARLTVEEEQAARLCAYNEMVAGSGAGDEGEGADGVVAANNRDFISDTVHTILPTAITRWFSLSANAVAQTSSSMVPNSVKSATSTVAHTIGTGAQHIGDAIDTLPDLMVKAIPPAVMSKDVKQLLFTDFSNTFRSFFHTNILTMPFVFRQAGLVGGIVLLSFVAVTSEYATEAYFGAKNQMKNAHRVVVYGDVPLMVWGDWYPMINLFYGITHLIGFIAFSSSNAVVLLGAMGMKGGGARALGLIIPSLIALPLVLMKNARSQQPLAIMSNILVLNSVILMCIDFTYKPQPPIKLWANSPSEFFVALGVTVYAFTGIGSTISVERVMAPERYHKLLRASVAISWALLMAFGLSGFLSYGNRTCSVMTVSIQSGPLRTAASALLFVASLAIIPQNAFPLCELSDRRVLGFTQLTQYWDLKPNLLRIAYLVLSSFAAFTVPYYGLILSISGSLGCGIVGLVVPAALDYVRRERWALREGRTLRFWEYFVIFGLGLYGCVVVVIGVVSGSYQLWKSIQTSSTDSC, via the coding sequence ATGCACCACAATGgtagcagcgacgccgcagaAGAGGGCAACTACCACCTGAGCCCCGCCTCCATCAGCTCGGTGGtcgtctcctccccctctatCCCTCTGTCACCGCTTCCGATGACGCCGACGGAGCCAAACacaacagtggcagcagagcaggagcggcagctgctctaCTCGttcctcccacccaccccaccgctTGGCCACCTGGCGCGTGCAGTGGATGAAACCGACGGATCGTCCTCTGCGACCGGTGCGAGCGCCGCGCGGCGGTACTTCCACACCCCACCGCTCAAGGAAATGGGGCAAGACAAAGTCGCTAAGGGCTTCCACCGCGCCCTGCCGACAACTGACAGGAATCGAGAGGCGCCCTATTacctcagcagcgactcgAGCAACGAAGATGGCAACCACAACGTCGGCCGTCCTCGTAGGgacgagggcagcagcaacagcgatcTCAACCACACCCCTACGGCACGGCTCAcggtcgaggaggagcaagcGGCGCGTCTGTGCGCGTACAACGAGATGGTCgccggcagtggtgccggtgacgagggggagggtgccgATGGGGTTGTCGCCGCAAACAATCGCGACTTCATCTCGGACACGGTGCATACAATACTCCCGACTGCCATTACGCGTTGGTTCTCGCTCTCCGCTaacgcggtggcgcagacTTCGTCGAGCATGGTGCCCAACAGCGTGAAGAGCGCCACGAGCACGGTGGCACACACGATTGGTACGGGTGCCCAGCATATCGGGGACGCAATCGACACGCTGCCTGACTTGATGGTGAAGGCGATTCCACCGGCTGTGATGTCCAAGGATGTGAAGCAGCTTCTCTTCACGGATTTCAGTAACACCTTCCGCAGCTTCTTTCACACGAACATTCTGACCATGCCCTTCGTCTTCCGCCAAGCCGGGTTGGTCGGTGGTATCGTACTGCTCTCCTTCGTCGCTGTCACGTCCGAGTACGCGACGGAGGCGTACTTTGGTGCGAAGAATCAGATGAAGAACGCGCACAGGGTTGTCGTGTACGGCGATGTTCCGCTTATGGTGTGGGGCGACTGGTATCCGATGATCAACCTGTTCTACGGCATTACCCACCTTATCGGCTTCATTGCATTCTCGTCGTCGAACGCGGTAGTGCTGCTCGGCGCAATGGGCATGaagggcggtggtgcgcgcgcgctggGTCTCATCATACCCTCCCTCATCGCTCTTCCGCTCGTCCTCATGAAGAACGCACGCAGCCAGCAACCGCTGGCGATCATGTCTAACATACTCGTGCTGAACTCTGTGATTTTGATGTGCATAGACTTCACCTACAAGCCGCAGCCGCCTATCAAGCTATGGGCCAACTCTCCATCCGAGTTCTTCGTCGCACTTGGTGTGACAGTGTACGCCTTCACTGGCATTGGCTCGACGATCTCAGTGGAGCGAGTCATGGCACCGGAGCGCTACCAcaagctgctgcgtgcgtcGGTGGCGATTTCGTGGGCGCTTCTCATGGCCTTCGGCCTCAGCGGCTTTCTCTCCTACGGCAACCGCACCTGCTCTGTCATGACGGTGTCGATACAATCCGGCCCGCTGCGAACGGCGGCAAGCGCGTTGCTCTTTGTCGCATCACTTGCAATCATTCCGCAGAACGCATTCCCGCTCTGCGAGTTGTCAGATCGACGAGTGCTAGGGTTTACGCAACTCACTCAATACTGGGACCTCAAGCCCAATCTGCTCCGTATTGCATACCTCGTCCTGAGTTCCTTTGCTGCCTTCACTGTACCGTACTATGGACTTATCCTGTCCATATCTGGATCCCTTGGCTGCGGTATTGTCGGCCTCGTCGTGCCCGCCGCGCTGGACTACGTGAGGCGCGAACGCTGGGCGTTGCGGGAGGGCCGCACGCTGCGCTTCTGGGAGTACTTTGTAATTTTTGGTCTTGGCCTCTACGGCTGTGTCGTGGTCGTCATCGGGGTCGTATCCGGCAGCTACCAGCTGTGGAAAAGCATTCAAACAAGCTCCACAGACAGCTGCTAG
- a CDS encoding inositol polyphosphate kinase-like protein, putative (TriTrypDB/GeneDB-style sysID: LpmP.14.0340): MSERTRDITLEAVEPFNCIECKPNTSKTEESPKSPTPLLCDVNNVVTDALRLRNSSDELDGYCSSCEGSLPDISVSSSSEPTSRTALPTSVAAALHRNSSRQSHHRRRRYRGRGSPIRSAARDEERQRLVAISLAEPMETAETKGELVQSTDSATTTTSSPVKEASAVSEMEEIARESAFNEIPMAYPKSIAAATGRKTSLTMMSVTLGIGNRTPKTAKRSNSNSPHTIPRSAVGDMNDTMLLQIPTPILVQDEEGESTRLLHSSTVSQPPPSSRGNSNAVEASIESAVAERFSVETSPTEMPRPRAPSPTGTLSLAGSAVITSNGNNTGGDSGTLGMGNALRIKSGGTAVLPLVVEPSRVAPAAAGLMKSNMVNVDQGSVTHTTASHPVQGTFQDPSAEPQLDKKQFIASVDKTATGTTGVAVQGTHMPGVATLKSTKVAVLAHNVAAATSAKHLQSPLGSPTHVDLSSSSSVGGHHLSVTEGNAFLKQSGSRREEAFYNMIQPYQEALVREAVRQAPHTVEHWNHNNAGTQRAGVQEGAASTFSSSPSKARHHSPPHTSAGRRQSDDNGDGALADPDDVAAMYEARWEAYQQYEAEDMSNLCILASEQLSERNMGREHRRSGGDNKCAGPLHCGSSLPVSPHQVDKDLIELAARLWWTVRFRHFYRTSAPAYEVQRQAAEAAGLLQPSPSACSPAVITPISDEAAIANSRCSAPASQHPLLLPRPALPTDPSVMKQGKAEHREETAAVGVTAPPTLTPSVSGTATPCMVGSFAASLLEGVATRDSAVELQYAAQKHRALQLLASFVPRYHGTHRLFMRDVLRCERKGRATVASVALQREAGQWPQGGRQQIVVDADNDDDDDNSGSDKRVCMIMLEYVCYRFRHPCVMDIKMGSRQYGLHPSAEKKRSKERKAKLSTSARYGIRLAGYRLWKAEEGQYSFRGKLQCRSLSFNEVKSELSTFLFHSHEMKRVFCRQLQRLRVAFSQQTVFRFYTSSLLFVYDAEDPLATARVTMVDFAYTYESRELLQGGDPDAHYAYDFRYLKAIDTLLSLLA, from the coding sequence ATGTCTGAGCGGACACGAGACATCACCCTCGAGGCCGTTGAGCCGTTCAACTGCATCGAGTGCAAGCCCAACACCTCTAAGACGGAAGAGTCACCGAagtcgccgacgccgctgctgtgtgaCGTGAACAATGTGGTGACAGATGCGCTGAGGCTGCGCAATAGCAGCGATGAGCTGGACGGCTATTGCAGCTCCTGTGAAGGATCCCTGCCAGACatcagcgtcagcagcagtagtGAACCGACCTCTAGAACGGCGTTGCCCACAAGCGTTGCGGCGGCTCTGCACAGGAACAGCTCTCGCCAgtcccaccaccgccgccgccgctatcGCGGTCGTGGATCGCCGATAAGAAGCGCTGCCCGCGATGAGGAACGACAACGTCTGGTGGCCATAAGCCTCGCTGAGCCGATGGAGACGGCGGAGACGAAAGGGGAACTTGTGCAGTCGACAGACTCTGCTACCACGACCACGTCATCACCTGTCAAGGAAGCGTCGGCAGTATCTGAGATGGAGGAAATAGCGCGCGAAAGCGCCTTCAATGAGATTCCCATGGCCTATCCAAAGTCGATCGCCGCGGCCACAGGTAGGAAGACGTCGCTGACAATGATGTCAGTGACACTGGGCATCGGGAACCGTACTCCCAAGACCGCCAAGcgaagcaacagcaacagccccCACACCATTCCGCGGAGTGCAGTGGGTGACATGAATGAtacgatgctgctgcagatacCCACGCCGATCTTGGTGCAAGACGAAGAAGGCGAGTCCACCAGGTTGCTGCACTCCTCTACAGTGTCACAACCACCCCCGTCGTCCAGAGGCAACAGTAACGCTGTAGAGGCGTCGATAGAGAGCGCTGTAGCGGAAAGGTTCAGTGTAGAGACGTCGCCCACCGAGATGCCACGCCCccgcgcaccttctcccaCTGGTACGCTAAGCCTGGCGGGCAGTGCGGTCATCACCAGCAATGGCAACAACACTggaggcgacagcggcacccTTGGCATGGGAAACGCGCTGCGAATAAAATCAGGCGGTACGGCGGTTCTTCCCCTCGTCGTCGAGCCATCACGGGTCGCGCCCGCTGCGGCGGGTCTGATGAAGAGCAACATGGTTAATGTCGACCAGGGGTCTGTTacgcacaccaccgcctcccacCCAGTGCAGGGAACTTTTCAAGACCCCTCTGCAGAGCCGCAGCTCGATAAGAAGCAGTTCATCGCATCAGTAGATAAGACCGCGACAGGCACCACAGGCGTTGCCGTACAGGGCACACACATGCCCGGCGTCGCCACGTTGAAGTCAACGAAAGTGGCAGTCCTGGCACACAATGTagctgccgccacctctgccaaGCACCTGCAGTCCCCCTTGGGTTCCCCTACCCATGTCGATCTTTCCAGCTCATCATCAGTTGGCGGTCACCACCTCTCCGTAACGGAGGGAAACGCCTTCCTGAAGCAGTCCGGCTCTCGCCGCGAGGAGGCCTTCTACAACATGATTCAGCCCTATCAAGAAGCGCTTGTGCGGGAAGCCGTACGACAGGCGCCGCACACAGTCGAGCATTGGAACCACAACAACGCCGGTACGCAGCGCGCAGGCGTTCAAGAAGGCGCtgcctccaccttctcctcttccccctctaaAGCGCGGCACCACTCGCCACCGCACACTAGCGCCGGTCGCCGGCAGAGCGATGacaacggcgacggcgccttGGCCGACCCGGACGATGTGGCTGCCATGTACGAGGCCCGGTGGGAGGCCTACCAGCAGTACGAGGCGGAAGACATGTCCAACTTGTGCATTCTCGCCTCGGAGCAGCTGTCGGAGAGAAATATGGGGCGTGAACACCGTCGCAGTGGCGGAGACAACAAGTGTGCGGGGCCGCTCCACTGCGGTTCATCATTGCCAGTGTCGCCGCACCAGGTGGACAAGGATCTCATCGAGTTAGCTGCCCGGCTGTGGTGGACGGTACGCTTCCGTCACTTCTACCGCACTTCAGCGCCTGCCTacgaggtgcagcggcaggcagcTGAGGCAGCAGGTCTGTTGCAACCTTCACCGTCGGCCTGTTCACCCGCAGTCATCACCCCGATTAGCGATGAAGCAGCCATCGCTAACTCGCGGTGCTCCGCGCCAGCGTCACAAcatcctctgctgctgccgcggccagCGTTGCCGACAGACCCATCCGTGATGAAGCAGGGAAAAGCtgagcacagagaggagacTGCGGCAGTCGGGGTGACGGCACCGCCCACCCTGACCCCAAGTGTGAGCGGTACCGCCACGCCATGCATGGTCGGCTCCTTTGCCGCCTCGCTCTTGGAAGGAGTCGCCACCCGCGACAGCGCTGTGGAGTTGCAGTACGCAGCCCAGAAGCACCGCGCattgcagctgctcgcttcCTTCGTGCCACGCTATCACGGCACGCACCGCCTCTTTATGCGCGATGTGCTTCGCTGCGAGCGAAAGGGGAGAGCCACGGTGGCGTCGGTCGCGctgcagagagaagcgggTCAGTGGCcacagggggggaggcagcaaATCGTAGTGGATgccgacaacgacgacgacgatgacaacagtggcagcgacaAGAGGGTCTGCATGATCATGCTGGAGTACGTGTGCTACCGTTTCCGTCACCCGTGCGTCATGGACATCAAGATGGGCAGTCGCCAGTACGGCCTGCACCCCTccgcagagaagaagcggagCAAGGAGCGCAAGGCAAAGTTGTCCACGTCGGCGCGGTACGGCATCCGCCTTGCTGGGTACCGCCTGtggaaggcagaggagggccAGTATAGCTTCCGCGGCAAACTCCAGTGCCGCTCTCTCAGCTTCAACGAGGTGAAGAGCGAGTTGTCGACCTTTCTGTTTCACAGTCACGAGATGAAGCGAGTGTTCTgccggcagctgcagaggtTACGTGTCGCCTTCAGTCAGCAGACCGTCTTCCGCTTCTACACCTCCTCGTTACTCTTCGTGTACGATGCCGAAGACCCACTGGCGACGGCGCGGGTGACGATGGTGGACTTTGCCTACACGTATGAGTCGAGGGAGCTGCTTCAGGGCGGCGATCCTGATGCCCACTATGCCTACGATTTCCGGTACTTGAAGGCGATTGacaccctcctctccctgctgGCGTAG
- a CDS encoding threonine synthase, putative (TriTrypDB/GeneDB-style sysID: LpmP.14.0350) — translation MFTLVLIGRSSNELKAQVRVALVDNAQLFSVAGSAEGESDNVFVLCIDTEDSAIMEPLYQGYHYRFVWSEQSSMAELVSAVHHRLDSMAPAQAHKDKRISGSFTSTRGAAEESNFLTVVRDGLASDGGLYILKQIPTMPDSQLYYFCKQRNLAYVEAAVIILEQLVDASILPSTLYPLVLQAYDRSRWSDKDDICPVTPLLRNEATAPTRTDGAGAVDTLSRSASFNAPERWATNMSVMELFHGPTAAFKDFALQLFPRYFGRATLTEAKEKYVVLAATSGDTGVAAISGFVNAGGHSQVMVLYPMHGVSPVQQTQMLSFDDGTQVRAYAVDSNFDFCQRTVKVLLSNDALRNKLAVAEPTAVRLSSANSINWGRLIPQVVYYFWAYRHHVQHPPAGWVFGDPIDVVVPCGNFGNILSGYIAKLMGLPVRRFVVASNQNDVLYDFVKTGIYDVRNRTLVVTSSPSIDILKASNVERFLYLLSNGNTALVGQLMHDLDTAGIFTLPNDMRATMQAVFTAGRCSEEDCAATIKRVFELSGGSRLLDPHTAVAVFVAQEFREEELLSRDLTYPTSTDTDTDVPPLVIASTAHWAKFPAPVLHSLRDEGAQLGEPAPSVSAAIQEVRALYTEVKKAAPKQQVHPALSHALDVAEKMGKEARAVRADVAAIQKEVEGFALC, via the coding sequence atgtTCACCCTTGTCCTCATCGGTCGCTCCTCGAATGAGCTGAaggcgcaggtgcgtgtggcgTTGGTGGATAACGCGCAACTCTTCAGCGTCGCGGGGTCCGCGGAAGGCGAGAGTGACAACGTCTTTGTGCTGTGCATCGACACCGAAGACTCAGCGATCATGGAGCCGCTTTACCAAGGCTATCACTATCGCTTTGTCTGGTCGGAGCAGAGCTCGATGGCAGAGCTGGTGTCGGCTGTGCATCATCGCCTCGACTCAATGGCCCCTGCACAAGCGCACAAGGACAAGCGCATCAGCGGCTCCTTCACTAGCACCCGCGGTGCCGCCGAGGAGTCAAACTTCCTGACAGTGGTCCGCGACGGCTTGGCAAGCGATGGAGGGCTTTACATTCTCAAGCAGATTCCCACAATGCCGGACTCGCAGCTATACTACTTCTGCAAGCAGCGCAACCTCGCCTACGtcgaggcggcggtgatTATCCTGGAGCAGCTCGTGGACGCGAGCATCTTGCCGTCCACACTGTACCCCCTGGTTCTCCAGGCCTACGACCGCAGTCGGTGGTCCGACAAGGACGACATCTGCCCTGTGACGCCGCTTCTGAGGAATGAGGCAACCGCGCCGACCAGGACGGACGGAGCCGGCGCAGTGGACACTCTCAGCCGGTCCGCCTCCTTCAATGCGCCAGAGCGATGGGCGACGAATATGTCCGTAATGGAGCTCTTCCATGGCCCCACGGCCGCCTTCAAGGACTTCGCCCTCCAGCTTTTCCCGCGCTACTTTGGAAGAGCGACTCTCACagaggcaaaagagaagtacgtcgtcctcgccgctACCTCTGGCGACACCGGAGTCGCGGCGATCAGCGGCTTTGTCAACGCGGGCGGCCACTCGCAGGTCATGGTGCTGTACCCCATGCATGGTGTCTcgccggtgcagcagacACAAATGCTCTCCTTCGACGACGGCACGCAGGTGCGGGCCTACGCGGTAGACTCGAACTTTGACTTTTGCCAGCGCACCGTGAAGGTGCTCTTATCCAACGATGCCCTGCGCAACAAACTCGCGGTGGCAGAGCCAACAGccgtgcgcctctcctccgcaAACAGCATCAACTGGGGCCGCCTCATTCCGCAGGTGGTCTACTACTTCTGGGCGTACCGCCACCACGTGCAGCACCCACCTGCGGGCTGGGTCTTCGGCGACCCGATTGACGTGGTCGTCCCGTGCGGCAACTTCGGAAACATCCTGAGCGGCTACATTGCCAAGCTCATGGGGCTGCCCGTGCGCAGGTTTGTTGTCGCCTCAAACCAGAACGACGTGCTCTATGACTTCGTGAAGACTGGTATCTACGACGTTCGTAATCGCACCCTGGTGGTGACGTCATCGCCGTCCATCGACATCTTGAAAGCCTCCAATGTGGAGCGTTTCCTCTACCTCCTGAGCAACGGCAACACGGCCCTAGTGGGGCAGCTGATGCACGACCTGGACACGGCCGGCATCTTCACCTTACCAAACGACATGCGCGCAACGATGCAAGCCGTCTTCACGGCtggccgctgcagcgaggaggactgCGCAGCAACCATCAAACGTGTCTTTGAATTATCTGGCGGTTCGCGGCTGCTTgacccacacacagccgtcgccgtcttcgTTGCTCAGGAGTTCCGCGAGGAGGAACTCCTGAGCCGCGACCTCACCTACCCAACGTCTACAGACACCGACACCGATGTGCCACCACTGGTAATCGCGAGCACAGCGCACTGGGCGAAGTTCccggcgccggtgctgcaCTCGCTGCGCGACGAGGGTGCTCAACTAGGTGAGCCGGCGCCGTCCGTCTCGGCCGCCATTCAGGAAGTGCGCGCCCTCTACACAGAGGTCAAGAAAGCGGCCCCgaagcagcaggtgcacccGGCCCTGTCGCACGCACTGGATGTGGCGGAGAAGATGGGGAAGGAGGCCCGTGCCGTCCGCGCCGATGTAGCGGCGATTcagaaggaggtggagggatTTGCCCTGTGCTGA
- a CDS encoding hypothetical protein (TriTrypDB/GeneDB-style sysID: LpmP.14.0360): MEWPLSRVPFTNIVVEGEDGDDVNVTEVRQAAAGRITDALPHEMDALRQSPQQRRVQFTSLPASEVQTVHDVAPMWPELAASGDSNRGQATHERRLALIHAAAVTAAGSSTHDSSSVSKGTVSLSRTLLLRSTARSTQATTETPVQSSQPSVSLTKSSSRRRTLKDGAEAEGRVKRTVSSLKRTAIAKLGGATRQSRTGEDRTDKSVSRPIHARPARPSSASAASTAPTARQHATSEPPSPPLPSASPEEREAEAHRLTVQAARPPSLSVCFDWWMYLCYYDTHALFTSQATAFEVPLRPIAAASASVFYAELTRCFAAWRRQHWDSLVVLRGAGPVDSGARRRSAPTSKRVVRDPALLEYANAVWYEGLRVQRLMVQLLLSGSHGSWSFEVGCFDAVLTALGAPPSAESPLCPASPGSAVVIPPYRVTPAPPTGLTDTAANSPTTLVTVTHNDAAAAPLRTDGLSIHVPTAASTLSLLRVLDMVWNTLPTSIPFRMPVSEMEAPGYYRSTRDPVSLCQLYEEAFCGMTAPTHRACVRQHAHITRRLLEVLAYSSGRSSTGCAVEAEVQARFFSYAHLRERLTTLKANCDDYNGAGSELSQQASALLNTGVKALRDAQAEEDNRTTCQARGVDVLSVREEAHVREAPLSGPDKLATQQPYAVGALFVDELSSLMFPPSKAEVVVPPNLRQPLTVGERTADDSSANGQREGSRHSRLLRLPATGLSEIALRASPPTPTRASKIFWIQCDDCRAWHKLAKRLDSVPDTWTCASLGIVCSPAKAKKRKAKKRTKEATKPTKTSAGRRCRTRGGQDLDSTGGASNTASAAPHNAGGQSNDNGGVDDGDVPLVDVFPVAVRAAAVATAAKAPKRGRSISRKLHTARLGPKKARVALSTPPSSSSSPPSSSSPSSTSSGSSSDNDSRSSSRSDSSDSESDSDSGLSNGAKSKAAPVQRIPPAPRQTKWSTVATHKLPRNAAAAVTAKVAGAGASRPTDTALQRLVQEVAELEGRPLQDRPFDQLVEIKRLEKRLSAMD; this comes from the coding sequence ATGGAATGGCCGCTGTCACGCGTGCCGTTCACCAACATCGttgtggagggggaggatgGTGACGATGTGAACGTTACGGAGGTACGCCAAGCTGCGGCGGGGCGTATAACGGATGCGCTGCCCCACGAGATGGACGCGTTGCGGCaatcaccacagcagcgccgcgttcAGTTCACCTCCCTGCCTGCCTCGGAAGTGCAAACCGTGCACGATGTCGCCCCAATGTGGCCGGAGCTTGCGGCATCTGGAGATAGCAACAGAGGCCAGGCGACTCATGAACGGCGACTCGCACTCATCCATGCTGCCGCCGTAACTGCAGCGGGTTCGAGCACGCACGATTCCTCCTCGGTGAGCAAGGGCACAGTGTCTCTCAGCCGcactctgctgcttcggtCAACCGCAAGGTCGACACAAGCAACAACTGAGACACCAGTTCAGTCCTCACAACCATCCGTATCACTCACTAAGTCCTCGTCGCGGCGGAGAACGCTGAAGGACGGCGCTGAGGCAGAAGGGCGTGTAAAGCGCACAGTATCATCTCTAAAGAGGACAGCAATAGCAAAGCTCGGTGGTGCTACTCGTCAGTCGCGCACAGGTGAAGACCGTACCGACAAGTCGGTCTCAAGACCTATCCATGCACGGCCAGCGCGACCGTCCTCAGCATCAGCGGCCTCGACAGCACCAacggcgcggcagcacgcTACCTCCGAGCCTCCATCTCCGCCATTGCCGTCTGCCTCTccagaagagagggaagcagaggcACACCGACTCACGGTGCAAGCTGCCCGCCCGCCcagcctctctgtgtgctttGACTGGTGGATGTACTTGTGCTACTAtgacacccacgcactctTCACGTCGCAGGCAACTGCCTTCGAGGTGCCACTGCGTCCtatcgctgccgccagtgcTAGCGTCTTCTATGCGGAGCTCAcccgctgcttcgctgcgtGGCGCCGTCAGCACTGGGActcgctggtggtgctgcgcggcgccgGGCCGGTCGACAGTGGTGCGCGCCGTCGAAGCGCCCCTACTTCGAAGCGCGTAGTACGCGATCCGGCGCTGCTCGAGTACGCCAACGCGGTGTGGTATGAGGGGCTGCGGGTGCAGCGGTTGATGGTGCAACTGCTGCTCTCTGGCAGCCATGGCAGCTGGTCGTTTGAGGTGGGATGCTTTGATGCCGTACTCACCGCACTCGGGGCCCCGCCATCGGCGGAGTCGCCACTGTGCCCCGCATCCCCGGGGTCTGCCGTCGTCATACCCCCGTATCGCGTGACACCCGCCCCTCCTACCGGCCTGACAGACACAGCCGCCAACTCACCTACTACTCTCGTTACGGTGACACACAAtgatgccgcagcagcaccgctgcgaaCAGATGGCCTCTCCATTCACGTTCCCACCGCGGCTAGCACGCTGTCACTTCTTCGCGTGCTGGACATGGTGTGGAACACGCTCCCCACGTCCATCCCGTTCCGCATGCCCGTGTCAGAGATGGAGGCGCCTGGCTACTACCGGAGCACTCGCGACCCTGTGAGCCTCTGCCAACTGTACGAGGAAGCTTTTTGTGGAATGACAGCTCCGACGCACCGCGCTTGCGTTCGTCAACACGCCCACATTACCCGCCGGCTGCTGGAAGTGCTAGCATATTCATctggccgcagcagcaccgggtgcgctgtggaggcggaggtgcaggcaCGCTTCTTCAGTTACGCTCACCTGCGCGAACGGCTCACCACATTGAAGGCCAACTGCGACGACTACAACGGTGCGGGGAGCGAGCTGAGCCAGCAGGCGAGTGCGCTGCTCAACACCGGCGTCAAGGCGCTGCGGGACGCGCAGGCCGAAGAAGACAACCGGACGACGTGCCAGGCGCGCGGCGTGGATGTATTGTCGGTTCGAGAGGAGGCACACGTAAGGGAGGCGCCCCTCTCCGGGCCAGACAAGCTCGCCACACAGCAGCCGTACGCTGTGGGGGCGCTCTTTGTGGATGAATTATCGAGTTTGATGTTCCCTCCTAGCAAGGCGGAAGTTGTGGTGCCTCCCAACTTGCGACAGCCCCTTACAGTGGGCGAGCGGACTgccgacgacagcagcgctaaTGGCCAAAGGGAGGGCAGCCGACACAGTCGCCTGCTACGCCTCCCTGCAACTGGCCTCAGTGAGATTGCACTCCGCGCGTCACCCCCTACCCCCACCCGTGCGTCAAAAATCTTCTGGATACAGTGCGATGACTGTCGCGCATGGCACAAGCTGGCAAAGCGCCTCGACTCGGTGCCCGACACGTGGACGTGCGCCTCCCTGGGGATCGTTTGCTCACCTGccaaggcgaagaagcgcaaggcgaagaagcgcaccaAAGAAGCGACGAAGCCGACAAAGACATCTGCGGGGCGACGTTGTAGAACTAGAGGAGGTCAGGACCTCGACAGCACTGGCGGAGCTTCAAACACCGCCTCGGCGGCACCACACAATGCCGGTGGGCAGAGTAACGACAATGGCGGTGTTGATGACGGTGACGTACCGCTCGTAGATGTGTTCCCTGTGGCGGTGAGAGCGGCTGCGGTCGCTACCGCCGCAAAGGCGCCAAAGCGCGGGAGGTCAATCTCACGGAAGCTGCACACCGCTCGTCTGGGGCCGAAGAAAGCGCGCGTGGCGCTGTCCACGCCGCCATcctcatcatcatcaccgccatcatCCTCATCCCCATCGTCCACGTCGTCAGGAAGCTCCTCCGACAACGACTCAAGGAGTAGCAGCAGGAGTGATAGCAGTGACTCTGAGTCCGACTCCGACTCGGGCCTCAGCAACGGCGCGAAAAGCAAAGCAGCCCCCGTGCAGCGCATTCCGCCAGCACCCCGGCAAACAAAGTGGTCTACCGTCGCAACCCACAAGCTTCCACGgaacgctgccgctgcagtgacTGCGAAGGTCGCTGGAGCCGGCGCTTCTCGTCCGACAgacacggcgctgcagcggctggtgCAGGAagtggcggagctggagggaCGACCGCTACAGGATCGCCCATTTGATCAGCTGGTGGAAATCAAAAGACTGGAGAAGCGACTCAGCGCCATGGACTGA